A single genomic interval of uncultured Desulfobacter sp. harbors:
- a CDS encoding J domain-containing protein gives MLKSYLVLGLSLDATDQEIRKKYLLLVKTHSPEKDPEMFQTITSAYESIKDARTRATTELVSALKNVESRQAIETLASSVKITRRNPGLQELLNAVGRGMEK, from the coding sequence ATGCTGAAATCTTATCTTGTATTAGGACTATCCCTTGATGCAACTGACCAGGAAATTAGAAAAAAGTACCTTCTGCTGGTAAAGACCCACAGCCCGGAAAAAGATCCTGAAATGTTTCAAACGATAACCAGCGCATATGAGTCCATCAAGGATGCAAGAACCCGGGCGACAACGGAACTCGTTTCTGCGTTGAAAAACGTGGAATCCAGACAGGCCATTGAAACCCTTGCTTCATCCGTTAAGATCACCCGGCGCAATCCCGGGTTGCAGGAACTTTTAAACGCTGTAGGCAGAGGGATGGAAAAATAG
- a CDS encoding cytochrome c3 family protein has translation MSKKLFTLLLAAGIAMVFTASGIQAGTDVDDVITMKSKLLDAKRKKGPDAKKPCKLVEFTHKKHHEEYKISCDSCHHDKDGKPLANLEAGGDVQKCEECHTRAKAKTADKTFQGKYKKKPIDIMHLESAIHENCIGCHKEKGLKVGTKCGDCHKKM, from the coding sequence ATGAGCAAAAAATTATTCACCCTCCTGTTGGCTGCAGGAATTGCTATGGTTTTCACTGCCTCCGGAATTCAGGCAGGGACTGATGTAGACGACGTCATTACCATGAAAAGCAAGCTTTTAGATGCCAAACGCAAAAAAGGGCCGGATGCAAAAAAACCGTGTAAACTGGTTGAATTCACCCATAAAAAACATCATGAAGAGTACAAAATTTCCTGCGACAGCTGCCATCACGACAAAGACGGCAAACCCCTCGCAAATCTTGAAGCAGGCGGTGATGTCCAAAAATGTGAAGAGTGCCACACCCGCGCCAAAGCCAAAACAGCTGACAAAACGTTCCAGGGTAAATATAAGAAAAAACCCATTGATATTATGCACCTTGAATCAGCCATTCATGAAAACTGCATTGGCTGCCACAAGGAAAAAGGCCTGAAAGTCGGCACCAAATGCGGCGACTGCCATAAAAAAATGTAA
- a CDS encoding molybdopterin-dependent oxidoreductase, giving the protein MAEQKPGICGLCFHSPGCGVIVHFDDDGKIDRLTPDPEAPMGDVLCPMAASAKQIIYSDARIKQPLKRKGPKGKLDFEPISWEEAYDIIAEKMATIKAEHGPQALGFYAGTGSYERAFKDAFQLGGSQIYLASSILFPYGSPNTFGVGAPCYTSLGVLAPQLTYGCLHTDMFSDVDNSDLIFVWGTDPSTSTPPALFGRLVRAAHEGAKIIVIDPRQTASAKLPDSMWVPIRPGSDGALALGLCHILIRENLIDQAFVQEWTLGYEEFAEYVKVFTPETVAGITGVPQDLIMELAEEIADAEGASYVMYTGLEYTKSGVQNIRAVMVLWALAGQLDVEGGRCFVPHENQIQLGKDHQIATPGFDASIGAGHFPVYAHFCGGEPHASRLPKSILEGEPYKIHGLFILGASILTAWPNPILWQKAFDALDFLVSIDLQLTRDAAWADIVLPATTAFEQSSYCFYGNAVRLREKMIDPVGQSKPSFTILTELARKLGYAEKFPADEVELLDLVLKDTGITRADMEQDARLTVRKPVEPMTYRKWETGRLRKDGKPGFETPSGKFEIKSTLLEQMGYDGLPKYEESFETPVSSPLLANRFPLVLGTGPFKPDMKSCLRAIPDFIEKYPDPMVQMNPEDAAKRKIETGDTVVVKTARGFVEMRADVTKNIMKGFVYAPVGGGGPLGPESWRKANVNVLTDLEQFDPISGFPVYKTLLCQVKKKRRKRTIVVQDPSLGCVG; this is encoded by the coding sequence TTGGCAGAACAAAAACCAGGAATTTGCGGCTTGTGTTTCCACAGTCCCGGATGCGGTGTTATTGTGCATTTTGACGATGACGGTAAAATCGACCGGCTCACCCCGGACCCAGAGGCACCTATGGGTGACGTGCTTTGCCCTATGGCTGCCAGTGCAAAACAGATTATCTATTCCGATGCACGTATCAAACAGCCTTTGAAACGAAAAGGACCCAAGGGGAAATTGGATTTTGAACCCATATCCTGGGAGGAAGCCTATGATATTATAGCTGAAAAAATGGCGACTATTAAGGCGGAACACGGGCCCCAAGCTTTAGGGTTTTACGCCGGTACAGGCTCCTACGAACGGGCCTTTAAAGATGCATTCCAGCTTGGCGGTTCCCAAATCTACCTTGCCTCAAGCATCCTGTTTCCCTATGGATCACCCAATACCTTCGGGGTGGGTGCCCCTTGTTACACGTCTCTTGGTGTGCTGGCGCCCCAATTGACATATGGTTGTCTGCATACGGATATGTTTTCTGATGTGGACAATTCAGATCTTATTTTTGTTTGGGGAACAGATCCGTCCACATCCACGCCCCCAGCCTTGTTCGGACGCCTGGTCCGGGCCGCCCATGAAGGGGCAAAGATCATCGTAATTGACCCCAGGCAAACTGCGTCTGCCAAGCTGCCGGACAGTATGTGGGTGCCCATCCGGCCCGGCTCGGATGGGGCACTTGCCCTGGGTCTGTGCCATATACTGATCCGGGAAAATTTAATTGATCAGGCCTTTGTACAGGAGTGGACTTTAGGGTATGAAGAGTTTGCCGAATATGTCAAGGTATTCACTCCTGAAACCGTTGCCGGAATCACCGGTGTGCCCCAGGACCTGATCATGGAGCTGGCCGAAGAAATTGCCGATGCCGAAGGCGCAAGTTATGTGATGTATACGGGGCTGGAATATACCAAATCCGGTGTTCAAAACATCCGGGCCGTCATGGTACTCTGGGCCCTGGCCGGGCAGCTGGATGTTGAAGGGGGCCGCTGTTTTGTCCCCCATGAGAACCAGATCCAATTAGGCAAAGATCACCAGATTGCTACGCCTGGGTTTGATGCATCCATTGGTGCAGGCCATTTCCCGGTGTACGCCCATTTCTGCGGGGGAGAGCCCCATGCCAGCCGTCTGCCGAAGTCCATTTTAGAGGGTGAGCCTTACAAGATCCACGGCCTGTTCATTCTTGGCGCATCCATACTCACCGCCTGGCCCAACCCCATTTTATGGCAAAAGGCGTTTGATGCCCTGGATTTTTTGGTTTCCATTGACCTGCAACTTACCCGGGATGCGGCCTGGGCGGATATTGTGCTGCCTGCCACCACCGCCTTTGAGCAGTCATCCTATTGCTTTTACGGCAATGCTGTCCGGTTGCGGGAAAAAATGATTGATCCGGTGGGGCAGAGCAAACCCAGCTTTACCATTTTAACGGAATTGGCCCGGAAACTTGGGTATGCCGAAAAGTTTCCTGCCGATGAGGTCGAGCTTCTGGACCTGGTCTTAAAAGATACCGGCATTACCCGGGCGGATATGGAACAGGATGCGCGCCTGACGGTGCGCAAGCCTGTCGAACCCATGACCTACCGTAAATGGGAAACAGGGCGTTTGCGAAAAGACGGAAAGCCGGGTTTTGAAACTCCGTCCGGCAAATTTGAGATTAAATCCACCCTGCTTGAGCAGATGGGGTATGATGGACTGCCAAAATATGAAGAGTCCTTTGAAACTCCTGTCAGCAGTCCTTTGCTGGCCAACCGGTTCCCCTTGGTTCTTGGCACGGGGCCTTTTAAACCGGATATGAAATCCTGTCTGCGGGCCATTCCTGATTTTATTGAAAAATATCCTGATCCCATGGTCCAGATGAATCCGGAGGATGCCGCAAAGCGAAAGATTGAAACCGGTGATACGGTGGTGGTGAAAACCGCCCGGGGGTTTGTGGAGATGCGGGCCGATGTAACGAAAAATATTATGAAAGGATTTGTTTATGCGCCGGTGGGCGGTGGCGGTCCTTTGGGACCGGAATCCTGGCGAAAAGCCAATGTCAATGTGCTCACCGATCTTGAGCAGTTTGATCCAATTTCCGGGTTTCCCGTGTATAAAACCCTGCTGTGCCAGGTGAAAAAGAAACGCAGAAAGCGTACAATTGTTGTTCAGGACCCAAGCCTGGGGTGTGTTGGGTGA